In one Dasypus novemcinctus isolate mDasNov1 chromosome 25, mDasNov1.1.hap2, whole genome shotgun sequence genomic region, the following are encoded:
- the MSGN1 gene encoding mesogenin-1: MDELRGPFLGLAQASGAPDGPALLAPWDWRRRPGPPEPGRASPPPSLSPAPSLGSSASSPCPALAVGHGGTGGGPGGPGPVDLGTLAFQPTYLGGPGGPKAPKGAKVRMSVQRRRKASEREKLRMRTLADALHTLRDYLPPVYSQRGQPLTKIQTLKYTIKYIGDLTELLDRAKRA, encoded by the coding sequence ATGGACGAGCTGCGCGGGCCCTTCCTCGGCCTGGCCCAGGCCTCGGGCGCCCCGGACGGCCCGGCCCTGCTGGCGCCCTGGGACTGGAGGCGGCGGCCCGGGCccccggagccgggccgggcgtCCCCCCCGCCGAGCCTGTCCCCGGCCCCGTCCCTGGGGTCCTCGGCCTCCTCGCCCTGCCCGGCCCTGGCCGTGGGCCACGGCGGCACGGGCGGCGGGCCCGGGGGCCCGGGCCCGGTGGACCTCGGCACGCTGGCCTTCCAGCCCACGTACCTGGGCGGCCCGGGGGGCCCCAAGGCCCCGAAGGGTGCCAAGGTCCGGATGTCCGTCCAGCGCAGGAGGAAGGCCAGCGAGCGGGAGAAGCTGCGCATGAGGACGCTGGCCGACGCGCTGCACACCCTGCGCGACTACCTGCCGCccgtctacagccagaggggccAGCCGCTCACCAAGATCCAGACGCTCAAGTACACCATCAAGTACATCGGGGACCTCACAGAGCTGCTGGACCGGGCCAAGAGGGCCTAG